The DNA region GAGTGGCTGCAGGCCCAGGTGTCGGTGCAGCCGGTGGCGGACCTCATCCGCTCGGCCGATCCGCGGACCCAGCGCTGGGGCGTGGGCCTGCTGGCCCGGCGCGGGGACGCCGCCTCGGTCGCGCTGCTGCGCGAGGCCCTGCAGGCGCCCGACCGGGATACCCAGATCGCCGCCTCCGGGGCCCTGCAGCGCGTGGAGGAGCGCCTCGTGGGCCGGATCGGCCAGACGGAGGAGGGGCGGCGCGGGGAGCCCGATTCCCCCGAGCGCCAGCTCGCGCACGGCGACGCGTGCGCGGCCTACCAGGCCAGCGGCATCCTGGATCCGACCATGGGCCGCCACTGGCTCGGCGAGGCGGAGACCGCGTACCGCCGCGCATGGGCGTTGCGGCCGGGCTGGCCGTCGGCGGCGCGCGCGCTCGCGCGCGTGCTGCTCGCGCGAGACGAGGTCGACGAGGCCGAGGCGCTCGCGCGCGAAGCGCGGGGCCGTGAGCCGTCCGGCGAGGCCGACCTGCTGCTCTCCGAGATCCTCTTCCGCCAACGGCGGTGGCGCGACCTCCTCGCCCTCGCGCGCGAGGCGGCGGCCGCCGGGCGCGCCGACGAGACGCTGCGCTGGTGGGCGGGGGAGGAGCCGGCGGCGTGAGCGCGCCCGGCGCCGACATCTGTCTCATCCTCGAGGGCACCTATCCGTTCGTGACCGGCGGGGTGTCGGCGTGGATCCACCAGCTGGTCGGGGCGCTGCCCGAGCTGCGCTTCGCGATCTTCCACATCTCGGCCACGCAGGGCGAGGCGCACGAGCCGCGCTACCGGCTGCCGCCCAACGTGGTGAGCCTGGTCGACGTGGGCATCCACGGTGGCGACGAGCCGGCGGTGAGCGGGGAGAGCCTGTCCGCGGACGCGTGGGACTCCATGTGGCGCTATCACGAGGAATTGAAGGCGGGCCGGTCCGACGGCCTCGGCGAGCTGCTCCACGGCGTGTGCCCGCGCCCCGGCACGGGCCCGTCGGTCCACGACTTCATCTACGGCAAGCCGTCGTGGCAGATCGTCCGTCGCCTGTACGAGGAGCGGGCGCCCGACATCTCGTTCCTGGACTATTTCTGGACGTGGCGCTTCACGCACCTGCCCATCTTCCGCCTGCTGCATGCGGCGGTGCCCGAGGCTTCCGTGTACCACACCGTCTCCACCGGCTGGGCCGGCTTCGTGGCCGCGACCCAGCGGCTGCGGCGGCATCGGCCGATGCTGCTCACCGAGCACGGCATCTACTCGCGCGAGCGGCGCATGGAGATCGACCAGGCCGAGTGGATCTACGTGCAGCGGCAGGCGCCGATGACCCTGTCCGCCGGTCCCGCGTATTTCAAGGAGCTGTGGGCCCGGCTGTTCGATCGGCTGTCGCGCATCACCTACGCGCACGCCGACCGGATCGTGACGATCTTCGAGGGCAACCGCCAGGCCCAGATCCGCGACGGGGCCGACCCGGCCAAGACCCTGGTGGTGCCGAACGGCGTCGACCTGGAGCCCTTCGCGGCGCTGCCGCGGACCGAGCCGGCGCCGGGCGAGTTCCGCATCGGCTTCGTGGGCCGCGTGGTGCCGATCAAGGACGTGAAGACGTTCATCCGCGCGGTCAAGATCGTGACCGGCGACGTGCCGGGGGCGCGGGCGGTGATCGCGGGCCCGGGCGACGAGGACCCGGAGTACCTCGCGGAGTGCCGGAGCCTGGCCGCGACCCTCGGGATCACGGATCGCATCGAGTTCACCGGACGCGTGGACGTCAAGCAGATCTACTCGCGCATCGACGTGCTGGTGCTGACCAGCATCTCGGAGGGGCTGCCGCTGGTGATCCTGGAGGCGGCCGCCGCGGGCGTCCCGCTGGTGTCCACCGACGTGGGGGCCTGCCGTGAGCTGCTCGAGGGCCGCGAGCCGGCGGATCGGGCGCTGGGGGCGAGCGGGCTCGTGACCGGCCTGGCCGACCCGGGCGCGACCGCGCAGGCCATCGTGAGCCTGGCGCGCGACCCGGGCCTGCGGGAGGAGATGGGCCGGGCCGCCCGGGCCCGCGTGCGCGCGCACTACCAGGAGGCGGACTTGATCCGCCGCTACCGGGAGATCTACCGCGGCCTCATCGCGGCGGGCGGCTAGCACGCGATGGCGGGCATCGGCTTCCGGCTCAAGCGCCTCATCGTCGACGGCAGCTACAGCGGCTGGCTGCGCGCGCATCTCTACGG from Candidatus Methylomirabilota bacterium includes:
- the pelF gene encoding GT4 family glycosyltransferase PelF, whose amino-acid sequence is MSAPGADICLILEGTYPFVTGGVSAWIHQLVGALPELRFAIFHISATQGEAHEPRYRLPPNVVSLVDVGIHGGDEPAVSGESLSADAWDSMWRYHEELKAGRSDGLGELLHGVCPRPGTGPSVHDFIYGKPSWQIVRRLYEERAPDISFLDYFWTWRFTHLPIFRLLHAAVPEASVYHTVSTGWAGFVAATQRLRRHRPMLLTEHGIYSRERRMEIDQAEWIYVQRQAPMTLSAGPAYFKELWARLFDRLSRITYAHADRIVTIFEGNRQAQIRDGADPAKTLVVPNGVDLEPFAALPRTEPAPGEFRIGFVGRVVPIKDVKTFIRAVKIVTGDVPGARAVIAGPGDEDPEYLAECRSLAATLGITDRIEFTGRVDVKQIYSRIDVLVLTSISEGLPLVILEAAAAGVPLVSTDVGACRELLEGREPADRALGASGLVTGLADPGATAQAIVSLARDPGLREEMGRAARARVRAHYQEADLIRRYREIYRGLIAAGG